In the Chlorobium limicola DSM 245 genome, one interval contains:
- a CDS encoding valine--tRNA ligase: protein MSEERAPFNLEKTYHHQEVEDRWRSAHWEALGSFHAESGRVLAEGKTPYTVLMPPPNVTGSLTLGHVLNHTLQDIFIRYSRMTGKEALWLPGTDHAGIATQTVVEKKLRKEGISRHDLGRKAFLDHVWRWREEYGGLILRQLRRLGISCDWRRNLFTMDDRASEAVINAFIALYRDGLIYRGTRIINWCPVSQTALSDEEVIMKPRRDKLVYIRYALAKRPGEYITIATVRPETILADVAIAVNPADPRYRDLVGELAVVPVAGRHIPVIADDYVDIEFGTGALKITPAHDPNDYEVARRHNLPVISVVGKDGRMTDEYGYAGMDRFDAREKILSDLEERGALERVEEYEHNVGYSERADVVVEPYLSEQWFVRMKPLAERALQVVNDKEIRFHPPHWINTYRHWMENIQDWCISRQLWWGHRIPAWYDSDGRVWVASSYEEACHLAGTDKLVQDDDVLDTWFSSWLWPLTTLGWTGPHSDNDDLRAFYPTDTLVTGPDIIFFWVARMIMAGLYFKGDVPFRDVYFTSIIRDMKGRKLSKSLGNSPDPLKVIDTYGTDALRFTIIYIAPLGQDVLFGEEKCELGRNFATKLWNASRLVFMQREKWFDSLEEFESAYSGFSPDRMTFAFAEEHVLTARYHSMLDRYHTAFGQFRVNDIVRNVYEFFWGDFCDWYLEALKIYLSGISDADAARKAVLLSVYVLDGTLKALHPVMPFITDEIWHFILKRPHGRSVSLSSMPEAENEWLDLDVSLLSHPRAIISEVRSLRSLFAVPSTSTAPLIIRAADAAAADLLMADSNIIAAMTKCDVQITASAERPRHSAASVVEGNELFVQLEGLISFEKESARLQKEISNIASYAASLKRKLENGAFTANAPQDVVDREKDKLSEAERNLEKLRNNLDVLAG from the coding sequence ACTGGGAGGCTCTCGGCAGTTTTCATGCCGAGAGCGGTCGAGTGCTTGCCGAAGGGAAAACGCCTTATACGGTGCTGATGCCACCTCCCAACGTAACCGGCAGCCTTACCCTCGGTCATGTGCTCAATCACACCCTTCAGGATATTTTCATCCGTTACAGCCGTATGACCGGCAAGGAAGCCCTCTGGCTTCCCGGAACCGATCATGCAGGCATAGCAACCCAGACCGTTGTTGAAAAGAAACTCAGAAAAGAGGGGATTTCACGCCATGACCTCGGTCGAAAAGCCTTTCTTGACCATGTATGGCGCTGGCGGGAGGAGTATGGCGGTCTTATTCTACGCCAGCTCCGCAGGCTTGGTATCTCCTGCGACTGGAGGCGGAACCTTTTCACCATGGACGATCGTGCTTCCGAAGCGGTCATCAATGCATTCATCGCCCTCTACCGTGACGGGCTGATCTATCGTGGAACCCGTATTATCAACTGGTGTCCGGTTTCACAGACAGCCCTCTCCGATGAGGAAGTGATCATGAAACCCCGGCGCGACAAACTGGTTTATATACGCTATGCGCTGGCAAAGCGTCCGGGCGAGTATATCACCATAGCCACAGTCCGTCCGGAAACCATTCTTGCCGACGTGGCCATAGCGGTCAATCCTGCCGATCCCCGTTATCGTGATCTTGTTGGAGAGCTTGCCGTCGTTCCGGTTGCCGGACGCCATATTCCGGTTATTGCCGATGACTATGTCGATATCGAATTCGGTACCGGAGCCCTGAAAATTACTCCGGCTCACGATCCGAACGACTATGAGGTTGCCCGTCGTCATAATCTTCCGGTTATTTCGGTGGTTGGCAAGGATGGCAGAATGACCGACGAGTACGGGTATGCAGGCATGGATCGATTCGATGCCCGCGAGAAAATTCTTTCAGATCTTGAGGAGCGGGGTGCCCTTGAACGTGTCGAGGAGTATGAGCACAATGTCGGTTACTCCGAACGTGCCGATGTTGTTGTAGAGCCCTATCTTTCCGAGCAGTGGTTTGTTCGTATGAAACCGCTGGCCGAGCGTGCGCTGCAGGTGGTGAACGACAAAGAGATCCGCTTTCATCCGCCGCACTGGATCAATACCTATCGCCACTGGATGGAGAATATCCAGGACTGGTGTATCTCCCGTCAGCTCTGGTGGGGGCACCGCATTCCTGCCTGGTATGATTCCGACGGCAGGGTATGGGTCGCTTCATCATATGAGGAGGCATGTCATCTTGCGGGAACCGACAAGCTGGTTCAGGACGACGATGTGCTCGATACCTGGTTTTCATCGTGGCTCTGGCCGCTTACCACACTCGGCTGGACAGGGCCTCACAGCGATAACGACGACCTGAGGGCCTTTTATCCGACCGATACCCTTGTAACCGGTCCGGACATTATTTTCTTCTGGGTGGCCCGTATGATTATGGCCGGGCTGTATTTCAAGGGCGACGTTCCCTTCCGCGACGTTTACTTTACCAGCATCATCAGGGACATGAAAGGCCGGAAACTTTCCAAATCACTCGGAAACTCGCCGGATCCGCTCAAGGTGATCGATACCTATGGTACCGACGCATTGCGATTTACGATTATCTATATAGCTCCGCTCGGCCAGGACGTGCTCTTTGGAGAGGAGAAGTGCGAGCTTGGCCGGAATTTTGCCACCAAACTCTGGAACGCTTCAAGACTGGTGTTCATGCAGCGGGAAAAATGGTTTGATTCGCTCGAGGAGTTTGAATCGGCCTACAGCGGGTTTTCTCCTGATCGGATGACCTTTGCCTTTGCTGAAGAGCATGTGCTGACGGCCAGGTATCACTCCATGCTTGACCGTTATCATACGGCATTCGGACAGTTCAGGGTCAACGACATCGTCAGGAATGTTTATGAATTTTTCTGGGGAGATTTCTGCGACTGGTATCTGGAAGCCCTTAAAATCTATCTTTCGGGTATTTCCGATGCCGATGCGGCCAGAAAAGCCGTTCTGCTTTCCGTATATGTTCTTGACGGAACGCTCAAGGCTCTGCATCCGGTCATGCCCTTCATTACCGATGAGATATGGCATTTTATCCTGAAACGTCCGCATGGCCGGTCGGTATCACTCTCGTCGATGCCTGAAGCGGAAAACGAATGGCTCGACCTGGATGTTTCGCTGTTATCGCATCCGCGTGCGATCATTTCCGAGGTCAGAAGTCTGCGTTCGCTTTTTGCCGTTCCGTCCACCAGTACGGCGCCGCTGATCATCAGAGCTGCCGATGCGGCGGCTGCAGATCTGCTTATGGCCGACAGCAATATTATTGCGGCCATGACTAAATGTGACGTTCAGATTACCGCTTCCGCTGAAAGACCCCGGCACTCAGCGGCTTCGGTGGTTGAGGGGAATGAACTTTTTGTGCAGCTCGAAGGTTTGATTTCCTTCGAAAAAGAGAGCGCACGGCTTCAGAAAGAGATTTCCAATATTGCCTCTTATGCGGCTTCTCTGAAAAGGAAACTTGAAAACGGCGCGTTTACGGCAAATGCGCCTCAGGATGTCGTTGACAGGGAAAAGGATAAACTTTCCGAAGCGGAACGCAATCTTGAAAAGCTCAGAAACAACCTCGATGTTCTTGCCGGATAG
- a CDS encoding sigma-70 family RNA polymerase sigma factor: MRQLKISKQITNRESLSLDRYLQEIGKYDLLTADDEVKLTMAIKEGYDMPVDTVEYKRAKRALDKLIKGNLRFVVSVAKQYQNQGLTLGDLINEGNLGLIKAAKRFDETRGFKFISYAVWWIRQSILQALAEQSRIVRLPLNRVGTLNKISKAYSQLEQEFERDPNTRELANLLDMDSQDVADTLKIAGRHVSVDAPFAQGDDNRLLDVLQNDGHLPDHGLNKDSLTLEVERSLSVLAPREADVIRSYFGIGMDNPLTLEEIGEKFKLTRERVRQIKEKAIRRLRQSAYSKVLKEYIGS, from the coding sequence ATGAGGCAGTTGAAAATAAGCAAGCAGATCACCAACAGGGAGAGCCTTTCGCTTGACCGTTATCTTCAGGAAATCGGAAAATACGATCTTCTGACCGCTGATGATGAGGTCAAGCTGACCATGGCTATCAAAGAGGGCTACGATATGCCCGTTGACACCGTCGAGTACAAACGGGCAAAACGGGCGCTGGACAAGCTCATAAAAGGAAACCTGCGATTTGTGGTTTCCGTGGCCAAACAGTACCAGAATCAGGGTCTGACCCTTGGCGATCTGATCAACGAGGGTAATCTCGGACTGATCAAGGCTGCCAAGAGATTCGACGAAACAAGAGGTTTCAAGTTCATCTCCTATGCGGTCTGGTGGATTCGCCAGTCCATTCTTCAGGCGCTTGCGGAGCAGTCCCGAATCGTGCGGCTTCCACTGAACCGGGTTGGAACACTCAACAAGATCAGCAAGGCGTACAGTCAGCTTGAGCAGGAGTTCGAGCGGGATCCGAACACTCGTGAACTGGCGAACCTTCTCGATATGGACTCCCAGGATGTCGCCGATACCCTGAAAATCGCCGGACGCCACGTATCGGTTGATGCGCCTTTTGCCCAGGGTGACGATAACCGGTTACTCGATGTGCTGCAGAATGATGGTCATCTGCCGGATCACGGTTTGAACAAGGACTCGCTGACTCTTGAGGTTGAACGTTCGCTTTCGGTGCTTGCTCCGCGTGAAGCCGATGTCATCCGCTCATATTTCGGTATAGGCATGGACAATCCCCTGACTCTTGAAGAGATCGGCGAAAAGTTCAAGCTTACGCGCGAGCGTGTCCGGCAGATCAAGGAAAAAGCCATAAGAAGGCTTCGCCAGTCAGCTTACAGCAAGGTTCTCAAGGAGTATATCGGCAGCTGA
- a CDS encoding SAM hydrolase/SAM-dependent halogenase family protein, translating into MSVSDWRNPVVILMTDFGLRDTYIGQMKCVITSICPDASVIDLTHAVDPQNIAQGAFFLDRSMPFFPDRAVVVCVVDPGVGTSRKPIAVKTARQTFLAPDNGLLTPVLGSQTVTHCISISSPEIMLPAQSATFHGRDIFSPAAAHLCAGFPFDRLGDPVDPASCITLPAETNGIENGNSIAGRVLFCDHFGNLVTSLESSLVDTAHRWEISAEGIDGLPIVKTYEDVDEGKLLAYRGSFDTIEIAVRNGSAAGRTGLKDGAAVRLVRKEPVTTAIPS; encoded by the coding sequence ATGAGCGTAAGCGACTGGCGCAATCCGGTCGTTATCCTGATGACGGATTTCGGACTGCGCGACACCTATATCGGACAGATGAAATGCGTCATCACCTCCATTTGTCCGGATGCAAGCGTCATAGACCTCACTCATGCTGTCGATCCGCAGAATATCGCACAGGGAGCGTTTTTTCTTGACCGCTCGATGCCGTTTTTCCCGGATCGGGCTGTTGTTGTCTGCGTTGTCGATCCGGGAGTAGGGACATCGAGAAAACCCATAGCGGTAAAAACTGCCCGCCAGACCTTTCTTGCTCCGGACAACGGTCTTCTGACCCCTGTGCTCGGCTCGCAAACCGTTACGCATTGCATCAGCATCTCCAGCCCGGAGATCATGCTTCCCGCACAAAGTGCAACCTTTCACGGACGGGATATCTTTTCGCCCGCTGCAGCGCATCTGTGCGCAGGCTTTCCGTTCGACCGGCTCGGCGATCCTGTCGATCCGGCATCGTGCATCACGCTTCCTGCAGAAACGAATGGAATCGAAAACGGAAACAGCATTGCAGGAAGGGTACTCTTCTGCGACCATTTCGGCAATCTCGTAACCTCTCTGGAGAGTTCCCTTGTCGATACAGCGCATAGATGGGAAATCAGCGCCGAAGGCATTGACGGCCTGCCGATCGTGAAAACATATGAAGATGTCGATGAAGGAAAACTGCTCGCTTACAGAGGAAGTTTCGATACGATCGAAATCGCAGTCCGCAACGGCAGCGCTGCCGGAAGAACCGGTCTGAAGGATGGTGCGGCCGTACGTCTTGTCCGGAAAGAACCGGTTACGACCGCAATCCCGTCATAA
- a CDS encoding LptF/LptG family permease, with the protein MKLLYRHIFRQFMTSFLFASIAFAALFTLITMVENLDEFFDRGIGISGIVWYYLLALPSTFQITAPVAALLASILTAGRLSASSELAAIRSAGVGMSQLMRPYVLGGLLISGINLLNASFLEPAAAKEKISFEKQVLNETRSGLHEGTNIHVIEPENRIVTIESFDAKHLQASKVTVEQFNGSRLISRKDASRMVFDPAIDRWIMQKAAIRSFGADPGEISFSTGNDTLNLLLSIQSLQELSLQPEEMNLMQHYRYVKEKMQAGFPGLDRARVKLHAKTALPLASLVIIFIGVPLSTVKKRSGLAAEIAIALFIGFLFLGMQKTVASLGYNGIIEPWIAAWLPIILFLGAGALLYKKAAS; encoded by the coding sequence ATGAAACTGCTCTACCGGCACATTTTCAGGCAGTTTATGACCTCTTTCCTCTTTGCCTCGATAGCCTTCGCGGCACTGTTTACCCTTATCACCATGGTCGAAAACCTCGATGAGTTTTTTGACCGTGGTATCGGCATATCGGGTATCGTCTGGTACTATCTGCTCGCTCTGCCCTCGACATTCCAGATAACAGCACCGGTCGCAGCCCTGCTTGCCTCGATTCTGACTGCCGGGAGACTCTCGGCATCGAGTGAACTTGCCGCAATCAGATCGGCCGGTGTGGGTATGAGCCAGTTGATGCGGCCCTATGTTCTGGGCGGACTGCTTATTTCGGGAATAAACCTGCTCAATGCATCGTTTCTGGAACCTGCCGCCGCAAAAGAAAAAATCTCTTTTGAAAAGCAGGTACTCAATGAAACCCGTTCCGGTCTGCACGAAGGGACCAACATCCACGTTATCGAACCAGAAAACCGTATCGTCACCATAGAATCCTTTGATGCAAAGCACCTGCAGGCATCAAAGGTAACCGTTGAGCAGTTCAACGGCTCCCGCCTCATTTCAAGAAAGGACGCTTCCCGCATGGTGTTCGATCCGGCAATCGACAGATGGATCATGCAGAAAGCTGCCATACGCTCATTCGGCGCCGATCCGGGGGAGATATCTTTCAGCACGGGGAACGACACCCTCAACCTGCTGCTCTCCATACAATCGCTGCAGGAGCTGAGTCTGCAGCCTGAAGAGATGAACCTGATGCAGCACTACCGATATGTAAAAGAGAAAATGCAGGCGGGGTTCCCGGGACTTGACCGGGCCAGGGTAAAGCTGCATGCGAAAACAGCTCTGCCGTTAGCCTCCCTGGTTATCATTTTTATCGGCGTTCCCCTCTCCACCGTTAAAAAGCGGAGCGGACTTGCGGCCGAAATTGCCATCGCGCTCTTTATCGGTTTTCTTTTTCTCGGTATGCAGAAAACGGTCGCTTCACTCGGTTACAACGGAATTATCGAACCATGGATAGCTGCCTGGCTCCCGATAATTCTTTTTCTTGGAGCGGGAGCCCTGCTCTATAAAAAAGCGGCCTCATGA